AACGAGTTGGGCACCGCCGACAGGGCGTCCTCGGCCATCGAGGAGATCAGCGGCAGAATCAGAATGCCGATCACGATGCCCGCCGAAGCGGTGTTGTAGATCTGCACCACGTTGTCCCCGAATACACCGCGCAGCAGCGGGGTCATGAACGTCAGGGCAAAGTAGCCGTACACGACGGTCGGAATCCCGGCCAGCACCTCCAGGATCGGCTTCAGCAGCGCGCGCGTGCGCGGCTCGGCGTATTCGCTGAGGTAGATCGCCACGCTCATGCCGATCGGCACCGCCACCAGCATCGCCGTGAAGCTGGTCATCAGGGTGGCGTTGACGAGCGGCAGAATCCCGAACCTGCCGATCGCCGGCTGCCACTCGGTGGTGGTGAAGAACATCCACAGGTTAACCGCGTCGTTGCGGAAGAACAGGATCGACTCGCGCCCGAGCACCACCACGATGCCGACGGTCACCAGGATCGACACCGCTCCGCACACGAACAGCAGCCCCTGAATCACGCTCTCGCCGGGCCGCGGGCGGCGGGTCAGGGCGCGGTTGTCCTTGCGGGCGTATGATCCGGCGGGCGCCAAGTCGGCGGCAGGCAGGTCGGAGGCGGGCGTTACGCTGTCGACGGTAGACAAGCGTTCATCCTTCTTCATGGGGACAATGGCGCGGAATTGTTAGCGTCGTGTGAGCAGGAGGCCAGGAAACCGTGAAAGCCGGCCGGCGGCGTGTCGGTCAGGCACCGCGCAGCGCTTCGCGGTACAGCGCTTCGCGCCGCTTGAGGAAGTCGAACGGGATGTCGTACGCGCGCTCGAGGTGCTCGCGATTGTGCAGTTCTTCGGTGCGCCCGATCAGCGGCGGCCGGTCGGCGCGGAATAGCGCCACGTAGTCCGAGAACTGCGCCGACAACTCCAGCTCGTGCACGGAGTAGTACCAGCTCAGCTGCTCCCGGTGGGCGTATTCGTAGAGATACCCCATCACCTTGCGCTTTTGCTGCTCCTCCAGCGCGAACACCGGCTCGTCCATCATCAACACGCGCGATCCGTACAGCAGGCAGAAGGCCAGCAGGGTGCGCTGCAGCTCGCCCTTGCTCACCTCCTGGGTGCGCTTGTGGAGCACGCCGCGCAACTCGAACGCGTCCACCAGCTCGCGCACGAACTCTTCGCTGTGCTGCTCGTGGTACCCGGTACGGTATACGTACATGATCAGGTTACCGATCGATTCCTCGGTCTCGAACTCCATGTTCTGGTGGATCAACGATACGTGGCGCTGCCGCGTGTGCGCGTCGCGCAACTGGCGCGTGTCCACGCCGCGCAGCAGCACGGTGCCGGCGCTCGGCACCGCAATGCCGCTGGCCAGCAGCATGAAGGTGGACTTGCCGGTGCCGTTCTGGCCCACCAGGGCCGTCACGCCCGCCGGCAGCCGCGCCGACAGGTTGTGGAACACCAGCTCGGTGCCTTCCGGGTACGCGTAGCTGACGCCGCGCATCTCGACCGCATGCATCGCGCCGCCATTCTGACCGGCCCGGCGGGGCTTGGCCAGTGGGCGCGGTCCGGCTGCCGGGCAGCGTCCGACCGGCCGGGTTCGCCGCGAGGCGCCACGCGGTTCGGGCGGGCGCGGCGGCGGGCGTTTGACCAGCGCGCGGCGGCACCGGTATCGTGCGCGCGTGTCGGGCACTGGCGTCGCCCTCAATCCCCAACAGGAACGGGCGGCAGCCGCCATCGGCGGGCCGGTCATGGTGCTTGCCGGCGCCGGCTCCGGCAAGACGCGGGTCATCACCGCGCGGCTGGCGCGCATGTTGAGCGCCGGCATCGACCCGCGTTCCATCGTCGCCCTGACCTTCACCAACAAGGCCGCCGCCGAGATGCGCGAGCGCGCCGGCATTTCCCGGCGCGGGCGGCGGGCCGCCCCCACGGTAAGCACGTTCCACGCCCTCGGCCTGCAACTGGTGCGCCGCTACAGCGGCGAGTTGGGATTCCGCACCGGCGCCGCCGCCGCGCCGGTCACGGTGTACGACCAGCAGGACAGCGCCGCGCTGCTGCGCGAGGTGGCGCGCGACCTGCGCCTCGACGCCGACCTGGCGGAGGCCGACCCGGCCGTGCTGCAACGCCTGGTGTCCGCCATGCGCATGGGCGGCGCGGGCGTCCCGGACGTGGAGAACGCAAGTGAGCAGTTGCGCGGACTGGTGTCCGCCTACCGGCGCCGGCTGCGCCTCTACCACGCGGTCGACTTCGACGACCTGATCCTGCTGCCGCTGGAGCTGCTGCGCGGCGAGTCGGGCGACGACCTCCGGACGCGCTTCAGCCACGTGATGGTGGACGAGTTCCAGGACACCTCGCGGCGCCAGTACCAACTCCTGCAGGGTCTCGGCGGGGCCTCTCGCAACGTGTGCGTGGTGGGCGACGACGACCAGTCGATCTACTCCTGGCGCGGTGCCGAGGCGGCCAACTTCGACCACTTCAGCCACGACTTCCCGGAACGGCTGGAGATCAAGCTGGAACAGAACTACCGCTCCACCGGCTCCATCCTGGCGTTCGCCAACGCGGTCATCAGCGGCAACAGCGGGCGGCGGCCGAAGAAGCTGTGGAGCAGCGGCGGCGCCGGCGCGCAGGTGATGGCCGAGTACCCGGACAGCGACGCCGACGAAGCCGAGTGGATCGTGCGCCGGATCCGCAGCCTGGCACTGGGCAGCGGCCTGCGCTACGCCGACTGCGCCGTGCTGGTACGCGCCAACAACCTTACCCGCGCCCTGGAGGAAGTGCTGCTGCGCGAGGGCATCGCCTACCAGGTGTCCGGCGGCATGAGCTTCTTCAGCCGGCGCGAGGTGCGCGACCTGATCGCTTACCTGCGCGTGCTGGCCAACCCGGACGACGACGTGAGCATGCGGCGCATCGTCAACACGCCGCGCCGCGGCCTGGGCGCCGCCGCACTGGAGCGCATCACCGCCACCGCCGAGGCGCACCACTGCTCGCTGTACTCGGCCATGGTCCTGATCGGCAGCGGCAAGGAGGCCGCATCACCACCGCCCGAGCACGCCCGCGTGCGCGCGCCGGCCGGCGAGCTGGTGGAGCTGCTGGAGCGCTACGCGGCGCGCGTCCGCGGCGGCGAACGGAGCCGTGCCATGGCGCCGGTGCTGGCCGACCTGATCGACGAGCTGCAGTACCGCAACCACCTGCTGGACGGCGTCCGGCTGGATGCCGCACGCTGGAAGCTGGCCAACGTCGACGCCGTGATCGACTCGCTGGCATCCTTCGAGCAGCATCCGGACCGCATCGCACCCACCCTCGCCGACTACCTGGCGCGCACCGCCCTGGTAAGCCGCGACGACGACTCCCCGGACCGCGGCGGCGACCCGCGCGGGCGCGTGCAGCTCATGACCATCCACGCCGCCAAGGGCCTGGAGTTCGACACCGTGTTCATCGCCGGCGCCGACGACGGCTCCATCCC
This window of the Spirochaetaceae bacterium genome carries:
- the pstC gene encoding phosphate ABC transporter permease subunit PstC, which encodes MSTVDSVTPASDLPAADLAPAGSYARKDNRALTRRPRPGESVIQGLLFVCGAVSILVTVGIVVVLGRESILFFRNDAVNLWMFFTTTEWQPAIGRFGILPLVNATLMTSFTAMLVAVPIGMSVAIYLSEYAEPRTRALLKPILEVLAGIPTVVYGYFALTFMTPLLRGVFGDNVVQIYNTASAGIVIGILILPLISSMAEDALSAVPNSLRQAALGLGATRLETSVRIVVPAAFSGIAAAFIIGLSRAVGETMVVALAAGAGSAFTFNPFHAAETMTGHIVRISGGDLSYQSIDYNSIYAIGLMLFFITLALNMLSRRIVVRFREVYD
- a CDS encoding ABC transporter ATP-binding protein, producing MHAVEMRGVSYAYPEGTELVFHNLSARLPAGVTALVGQNGTGKSTFMLLASGIAVPSAGTVLLRGVDTRQLRDAHTRQRHVSLIHQNMEFETEESIGNLIMYVYRTGYHEQHSEEFVRELVDAFELRGVLHKRTQEVSKGELQRTLLAFCLLYGSRVLMMDEPVFALEEQQKRKVMGYLYEYAHREQLSWYYSVHELELSAQFSDYVALFRADRPPLIGRTEELHNREHLERAYDIPFDFLKRREALYREALRGA
- a CDS encoding ATP-dependent helicase, with the translated sequence MSGTGVALNPQQERAAAAIGGPVMVLAGAGSGKTRVITARLARMLSAGIDPRSIVALTFTNKAAAEMRERAGISRRGRRAAPTVSTFHALGLQLVRRYSGELGFRTGAAAAPVTVYDQQDSAALLREVARDLRLDADLAEADPAVLQRLVSAMRMGGAGVPDVENASEQLRGLVSAYRRRLRLYHAVDFDDLILLPLELLRGESGDDLRTRFSHVMVDEFQDTSRRQYQLLQGLGGASRNVCVVGDDDQSIYSWRGAEAANFDHFSHDFPERLEIKLEQNYRSTGSILAFANAVISGNSGRRPKKLWSSGGAGAQVMAEYPDSDADEAEWIVRRIRSLALGSGLRYADCAVLVRANNLTRALEEVLLREGIAYQVSGGMSFFSRREVRDLIAYLRVLANPDDDVSMRRIVNTPRRGLGAAALERITATAEAHHCSLYSAMVLIGSGKEAASPPPEHARVRAPAGELVELLERYAARVRGGERSRAMAPVLADLIDELQYRNHLLDGVRLDAARWKLANVDAVIDSLASFEQHPDRIAPTLADYLARTALVSRDDDSPDRGGDPRGRVQLMTIHAAKGLEFDTVFIAGADDGSIPHARALADSEANLAEERRLFYVAATRARRRLFITCPAVRRRRGPGGRPEEHAAEPSRFLAEIPAHLVDGAPDEQELAPEQASALFADLKRRLASR